In one Tachysurus fulvidraco isolate hzauxx_2018 chromosome 16, HZAU_PFXX_2.0, whole genome shotgun sequence genomic region, the following are encoded:
- the LOC125138415 gene encoding LOW QUALITY PROTEIN: oocyte zinc finger protein XlCOF6.1-like (The sequence of the model RefSeq protein was modified relative to this genomic sequence to represent the inferred CDS: substituted 2 bases at 2 genomic stop codons): MSCDAMTNSVEHITPVDEQKYIKKEEPEDEDYLSVDASVENLGEQNGFQSKLIKKEETTEKDDAQLEVFPCFMCSLSYSSQMLLHEHITICHPDQHETPIKSEDTCQNLMPERSSSIQQTISGPLQLQKEVHQCLQCGKSFADQKKLRRHQYIHTGEKLHHCSQCGKNFVRQRHLELHQRTHTGEKPHCCLECGKSFTQQSNLQRHQRIHNREKPYRCSECGNSFARKSNLQRHRHIHNGEKPYRCSECGKSFVRQSYLQLHQHVHTGEKPHCCKECGKSFAHQSSLQIHQRIHNGEKPFHCLECGKSFIQQSHLQRHQRTHNREKPFLCLECGKSFIQQCHLQRHQRVHSGEKPYRCSECGKSFVKGSSLQRHLHTHTGXKPYHXAQCGTRFTQLSTLRAYKVTHTGQPYEVRVMKFEIKN, encoded by the exons ATGTCATGTGATGCAATGACGAACTCTGTGGAACACATCACACCTGTGGatgaacagaaatatataaaaaaagaagaacctGAAGATGAAGATTATCTCA GTGTAGATGCATCTGTGGAAAATCTAGGCGAACAAAATGGATTTCAGAGCAAGCTTATTAAAAAGGAAGAGACTACAG AAAAAGATGATGCCCAATTGGAAGTCTTCCCCTGCTTCATGTGTTCACTTTCGTATTCATCTCAAATGTTGCTCCATGAACACATCACAATATGTCACCCTGATCAACATGAGACACCGATCAAATCAGAAGACACGTGTCAGAATCTTATGCCAGAAAGAAGCTCCAGTATTCAGCAAACAATCTCTGGGCCTCTGCAGTTGCAGAAAGAGGTCCATCAGTGCTtgcagtgtgggaagagtttcgCTGACCAGAAAAAACTGAGAAGACACCAGTATATTCACACAGGTGAGAAACTACATCACTGCTCACAGTGTGGGAAGAATTTCGTTCGACAGCGTCATCTCGAACTACACCAGCGGACTCACACTGGAGAGAAGCCACATTGCTGTctggagtgtgggaagagttttacccAACAGAGCAATCTCCAAAGACATCAGCGCATTCACAACAGAGAAAAGCCGTATcgctgctcggagtgtgggaacaGTTTTGCCCGAAAGAGTAATCTCCAAAGACATCGGCACATTCACAACGGAGAAAAGCCGTATcgctgctcggagtgtgggaagagttttgtTCGACAGAGTTATCTCCAATTACACCAGCATGTTCACACTGGAGAGAAGCCACATTGCTGTaaggagtgtgggaagagtttcgCCCATCAGAGCAGTCTCCAAATACATCAGCGCATTCACAACGGAGAAAAGCCATTTCACTGCTtagagtgtgggaagagttttattcaACAGAGTCATCTACAAAGACATCAGCGCACTCACAACAGAGAAAAGCCATTTCTCTGCTtagagtgtgggaagagttttattcaACAGTGTCATCTACAAAGACATCAGCGTGTTCACTctggagagaagccgtatcgctgctcggagtgtgggaagagttttgtTAAAGGGAGTAGTCTACAACGACacctacacactcatacagGATAGAAGCCATATCACTGAGCACAGTGTGGGACGAGGTTTACTCAACTGAGCACTCTGAGAGCATACAAGGTCACTCACACAGGACAGCCATATGAAGTTAGGGTCatgaaatttgaaattaaaaacTAA